One genomic region from Flagellimonas oceani encodes:
- the clpP gene encoding ATP-dependent Clp endopeptidase proteolytic subunit ClpP, which yields MDYGKEFKKYATQHHGINSMYYDKLMSTMYPMNMTPNIIEERQMNAVAMDVFSRLMMDRIIFMGTGINDQVANIVQAQLLFLESADASKDIQIYINSPGGSVYAGLGIYDTMQFIKPDVATICTGIAASMAAVLLCAGQKGKRSGLPHSRVMIHQPLSGAQGQASDIEIAAQEVLKIKKELYEIISNHSGQSYDKVYEDSDRDYWMKAPEAKEYGMIDEILVREKS from the coding sequence ATGGATTACGGAAAAGAATTCAAAAAATACGCTACCCAACATCATGGTATAAACAGCATGTACTATGATAAGCTCATGAGTACCATGTACCCAATGAACATGACCCCCAACATTATTGAGGAAAGGCAAATGAACGCTGTTGCCATGGATGTTTTCTCCCGATTGATGATGGACAGGATCATTTTTATGGGAACGGGCATCAACGATCAGGTGGCCAATATTGTACAGGCACAATTGCTGTTCTTGGAAAGTGCCGATGCATCCAAGGACATCCAAATATACATTAACTCCCCAGGAGGTAGTGTTTATGCAGGTTTGGGCATTTACGATACCATGCAGTTCATAAAACCTGACGTGGCCACCATTTGTACCGGTATTGCCGCATCCATGGCCGCCGTATTGCTTTGCGCCGGACAAAAGGGCAAGCGAAGTGGATTGCCCCATTCAAGGGTAATGATCCACCAACCGCTCTCCGGAGCCCAAGGTCAGGCCAGTGATATTGAAATCGCCGCGCAAGAAGTGCTCAAAATAAAGAAGGAGCTTTACGAGATCATTTCCAACCATTCCGGTCAATCTTATGACAAAGTTTACGAAGACAGTGACCGTGATTACTGGATGAAAGCACCAGAGGCCAAAGAATACGGCATGATCGATGAAATATTGGTCAGAGAAAAATCATAA
- the tig gene encoding trigger factor, whose product MNITKEQIDDLNAVVKVAISKEDYQDKVEKILKDYRKQANIPGFRKGQVPMGLIKKQYGKAVLVDEVNKLLQDNLNKYLTEEKLDVLGNPLPKQQDNFDWDKDNLDFEFELGLAPSFDVNLKTKKAVTQYKIVADKKMIEEQVERIQKQYGKLISKTEVGKKDEITGFFANEEEEIDHKTTLEMDKIKSKKAIDALVGKKVGDSVTLNTKGLFKEDYLLSSALGIARDKAEDLKIDVTFTIEEINEREPAALDQELFDKLFGEGKVTSEKELKDKIKEDSEKQFEQQSDQKLLNDITEKLIDETKFELPAEFLKKWIQISGENPLTADEAKEEFEKSEQGLRYQLIEGKIIQENELQVQFDELKEFAKGFIKSQMAQYGHMDPKEEELESVAARVMSNQDEVKRLSEQLMSQKLLDLYKEKANLKVKEVSYDDFIKEAYS is encoded by the coding sequence ATGAATATAACCAAAGAGCAGATTGACGATCTTAATGCAGTAGTAAAGGTTGCCATAAGCAAAGAAGACTATCAGGACAAAGTAGAGAAAATCCTTAAAGATTATAGAAAACAGGCCAATATTCCTGGTTTCAGAAAAGGACAAGTTCCCATGGGACTTATCAAAAAACAATATGGCAAGGCCGTTTTGGTGGATGAAGTGAACAAATTGCTTCAGGACAATCTGAACAAATACCTTACGGAAGAAAAATTGGACGTCTTGGGAAATCCACTTCCCAAACAACAGGACAATTTTGATTGGGACAAGGACAATCTTGATTTCGAATTTGAATTGGGATTGGCACCAAGCTTTGATGTAAACTTGAAGACCAAAAAAGCGGTGACCCAATACAAAATCGTTGCCGACAAAAAAATGATCGAGGAGCAAGTGGAACGTATTCAAAAGCAGTACGGGAAATTGATTTCCAAGACCGAAGTAGGCAAAAAAGATGAAATCACTGGTTTCTTTGCCAATGAAGAGGAGGAAATCGACCACAAGACCACTCTTGAAATGGACAAGATCAAGAGCAAGAAAGCAATTGATGCACTTGTCGGAAAAAAAGTGGGCGACTCCGTTACCCTGAACACAAAAGGACTTTTTAAGGAAGATTACCTGTTGTCCAGCGCCTTGGGCATTGCCCGCGACAAAGCTGAGGACCTAAAAATCGATGTGACCTTTACCATTGAGGAAATCAACGAAAGAGAGCCGGCAGCATTGGACCAAGAACTTTTTGATAAATTGTTCGGTGAAGGTAAAGTGACCTCAGAAAAAGAACTGAAGGATAAAATCAAGGAAGATTCCGAAAAGCAGTTCGAGCAGCAGTCCGATCAAAAATTGTTGAACGACATCACCGAAAAATTGATCGATGAGACCAAGTTCGAGCTTCCTGCCGAGTTTTTGAAGAAGTGGATTCAGATCAGCGGTGAAAATCCATTGACCGCAGATGAAGCCAAAGAAGAATTTGAAAAATCCGAACAAGGTCTTCGTTACCAATTGATCGAGGGCAAGATCATCCAAGAAAACGAACTTCAGGTTCAGTTCGACGAATTGAAGGAGTTTGCCAAAGGATTCATCAAATCGCAAATGGCACAATACGGTCATATGGATCCTAAAGAAGAAGAATTGGAAAGCGTTGCCGCAAGGGTAATGAGCAATCAGGACGAGGTAAAAAGATTGTCCGAACAATTAATGAGCCAGAAACTTTTGGACCTTTACAAAGAAAAGGCCAACCTTAAGGTGAAGGAAGTATCTTATGACGACTTCATCAAGGAAGCATACAGCTAA
- a CDS encoding phage holin family protein gives MKLILRLLLNALAVVILSYVLPGVGVSSMFTAIIVAVVLSLLNFLVKPILVILTLPITILTLGLFLLVINAIIILLTANLIDGFQVESFWWAIIFSLLLSFLQAILHSVLKEDQ, from the coding sequence ATGAAACTTATTTTAAGACTATTATTGAATGCATTGGCCGTAGTAATATTAAGCTATGTGCTGCCAGGGGTAGGCGTCTCCTCCATGTTTACCGCTATCATAGTGGCCGTGGTACTGAGCTTGCTCAACTTTTTGGTAAAACCGATCCTGGTTATCCTTACCCTGCCCATTACCATTTTGACCTTGGGACTTTTCTTATTGGTGATCAATGCGATCATCATTCTTTTGACCGCAAACCTTATAGACGGCTTCCAAGTCGAGAGTTTTTGGTGGGCCATCATTTTTAGCCTATTGCTGTCCTTTTTGCAGGCAATTTTGCACTCCGTTTTAAAAGAAGACCAATAG
- a CDS encoding SGNH/GDSL hydrolase family protein, protein MKKFYAFLPFLGLFLIACEDDTTPPETTGPDPVEYTSGTADFSNYVALGGSLTSGFSDNALFRAGQEASYPNMLAGNFALVGGGSFEIPFMADNLGGMTLGGNVIAGNRLILSFLGESPAPVEVEGQGATDVADKLPGTYNNMGIPGSKSYEMLAPGYGSVTGVAMGTANPYFARFSSSETATVVGDAAAQAPTFFSLWAGSLDILLYATGGGTGVDQTGNLDPSTYSRNDITDPNVFAGSLNTVLETMTANGAKGVIANLPNVTDIPYFTTVPHNPIPLDEATAAFLNSAEAYGAYNAGLAQLQQLSIITEDELAKRTISFAPGEGNAVVIIDEDLTDLTGFNPALTNMRQATEEDLMVLTSRSFIGTLADPNNPTSINGVAVPLADQWVLTPEEQTIVENALTAYNQTIAGLATAYDLALVDANALLAELNTNGFQQADGSIVDATFATGGGFSLDGVHPSPRGYAIVANAFIDAINAKYNSNLPGVNPLDYTGLYID, encoded by the coding sequence ATGAAAAAGTTTTATGCCTTTCTCCCATTTCTAGGCTTATTCTTGATTGCATGTGAAGATGATACAACCCCACCCGAAACAACTGGACCCGACCCAGTGGAATATACTTCAGGAACAGCTGATTTCTCAAATTATGTGGCCCTTGGTGGCTCACTAACCTCTGGTTTTTCGGACAATGCATTGTTCAGGGCCGGCCAAGAAGCTTCTTACCCAAATATGTTGGCAGGAAATTTTGCCCTTGTGGGAGGCGGAAGTTTTGAAATCCCTTTTATGGCGGACAATCTAGGAGGCATGACCCTAGGTGGAAACGTGATTGCAGGTAACAGGTTAATCCTGTCCTTTTTGGGCGAAAGTCCAGCTCCCGTCGAAGTTGAAGGTCAAGGAGCCACCGATGTCGCCGACAAATTACCTGGAACTTACAATAACATGGGCATTCCAGGCTCTAAAAGCTATGAAATGTTGGCTCCTGGTTACGGCAGTGTAACAGGTGTTGCTATGGGAACCGCCAATCCTTATTTTGCAAGGTTTTCGTCCTCAGAAACAGCAACGGTAGTTGGAGATGCAGCCGCACAAGCCCCTACGTTCTTTTCATTATGGGCAGGTTCTTTGGATATTTTATTGTACGCCACTGGAGGTGGGACTGGAGTTGACCAAACCGGTAATTTGGACCCCAGCACCTATTCCAGAAATGACATTACCGACCCCAACGTTTTTGCAGGCTCTTTAAATACCGTGCTTGAAACCATGACCGCCAATGGTGCCAAAGGTGTAATCGCAAATTTGCCCAACGTAACGGACATACCCTATTTTACCACAGTGCCCCACAACCCCATTCCTTTGGATGAGGCTACCGCTGCCTTCTTGAACAGCGCAGAAGCTTACGGAGCTTACAATGCCGGTTTGGCACAATTACAACAACTTAGCATAATCACTGAGGATGAATTGGCAAAAAGAACAATTTCATTTGCTCCCGGAGAAGGCAATGCCGTGGTGATCATTGATGAAGATTTGACAGATTTGACCGGATTCAACCCTGCTTTGACCAATATGAGACAAGCTACCGAAGAAGACCTTATGGTCCTAACATCCAGAAGTTTCATCGGCACACTTGCAGACCCCAACAATCCAACCTCCATTAATGGAGTTGCCGTTCCTTTGGCAGACCAATGGGTGCTGACACCTGAAGAACAAACCATTGTGGAAAATGCACTGACTGCCTATAACCAGACCATAGCCGGTTTGGCGACAGCATACGACCTTGCCCTTGTAGATGCGAATGCATTATTGGCCGAACTTAACACAAACGGGTTCCAACAAGCTGATGGTAGCATCGTGGATGCGACCTTTGCCACAGGTGGCGGATTCTCCTTGGACGGGGTCCACCCATCACCGCGAGGTTACGCCATTGTGGCGAACGCCTTTATCGATGCCATCAATGCAAAATACAATTCGAATTTGCCCGGCGTAAACCCACTGGATTACACTGGACTATATATTGACTAG
- a CDS encoding alpha/beta fold hydrolase — translation MEILHSKILGEGQPFIILHGFLGMSDNWKTLGTQYSENGYQVHLIDQRNHGKSFHSEAFNYDILSDDVINYMDHHNIDSAYVMGHSMGGKTAMQLATSHPERVTKLIVADIAPKYYPPHHDFIFDGLSHLDFDQISDRREADEALSKHIKERGIRQFLLKNLYWEEKEKLGFRFNFDVLKERMEEIGENISSNAVYDGATLFLRGDRSEYIQPADAPEIKRHFPNAEIETIDKAGHWLHAENPKQFYEKSFSFLNS, via the coding sequence ATGGAGATACTACATTCAAAAATATTGGGCGAAGGACAACCTTTTATCATTTTACACGGATTTTTGGGCATGTCGGACAACTGGAAGACCCTCGGCACCCAATATTCCGAAAACGGTTATCAAGTACATTTGATAGATCAGCGAAACCACGGAAAAAGTTTTCATTCCGAAGCGTTCAATTATGATATATTAAGCGATGATGTCATCAACTATATGGATCATCATAACATTGATTCCGCATACGTGATGGGGCACTCCATGGGAGGAAAGACCGCCATGCAACTGGCCACTTCGCATCCGGAAAGAGTGACCAAATTGATAGTCGCCGATATCGCCCCTAAATATTATCCCCCACACCACGATTTTATCTTCGACGGACTTTCCCATTTGGATTTCGATCAAATTTCGGATAGACGGGAGGCGGACGAAGCGCTTTCCAAACATATCAAAGAAAGGGGCATCCGTCAGTTTTTGCTCAAAAATCTGTATTGGGAAGAGAAGGAAAAACTGGGATTTCGTTTCAATTTTGATGTGCTCAAAGAGCGTATGGAGGAAATCGGGGAGAACATATCATCCAATGCCGTTTACGATGGCGCCACCCTATTTTTGCGCGGCGACAGGTCGGAATACATACAGCCCGCCGACGCTCCCGAAATCAAAAGACACTTTCCAAATGCCGAAATAGAAACCATCGACAAAGCAGGACACTGGCTCCACGCAGAGAACCCAAAGCAATTCTACGAGAAGAGTTTTTCGTTTCTGAATTCATAA
- a CDS encoding pyridoxine 5'-phosphate synthase has product MTKLSVNINKLATLRNSRGGNVPNLITSTKDIESFGAEGITIHPRPDERHIRYQDARDLKKVVTTEFNIEGNPVPKFIDLVLEVKPTQVTLVPDAEDAITSNAGWDTLKHKNFLVDVIKTFKKNGIRTSIFVDPDVEMVKGAAETGTDRIELYTESFAHEFAKGNKEGGIAPFVEAAKMAHEAGLGINAGHDLSLDNIKFFKEHIPHLLELSIGHALICESIYLGLENVVNMYLHRLK; this is encoded by the coding sequence ATGACAAAGTTGAGTGTCAATATAAATAAACTGGCAACTTTACGAAATTCAAGGGGCGGCAACGTACCCAACCTGATAACATCCACCAAGGACATTGAATCTTTTGGCGCGGAGGGCATTACCATCCACCCACGCCCCGATGAAAGGCACATTCGTTACCAAGACGCTCGCGACCTTAAAAAAGTGGTGACCACGGAGTTCAATATTGAAGGTAACCCCGTTCCAAAATTCATAGACCTGGTGCTCGAGGTGAAGCCAACACAGGTTACCTTGGTGCCCGATGCAGAGGACGCCATCACATCAAACGCGGGTTGGGACACCCTTAAGCACAAAAACTTTTTGGTGGATGTGATCAAGACCTTTAAGAAAAACGGCATTCGCACCTCCATATTTGTAGACCCAGATGTGGAAATGGTTAAAGGAGCCGCTGAGACAGGCACGGACCGAATCGAACTATACACGGAAAGTTTTGCCCACGAATTCGCAAAGGGCAACAAAGAGGGTGGCATTGCCCCATTTGTTGAAGCAGCCAAAATGGCACACGAAGCTGGTCTTGGCATCAATGCAGGGCACGACCTTAGCTTGGACAACATCAAATTTTTTAAAGAACATATTCCGCATCTTTTGGAGTTATCCATAGGTCATGCATTGATTTGTGAGTCCATCTACCTGGGCCTCGAAAATGTGGTGAACATGTACTTACATAGATTGAAATAA
- a CDS encoding CBS domain-containing protein — protein MYIQDKIINTIPIFEVSETLKDVIKFFEETTYSHVGVTENGNYLGLLSENDLACFEPDKKVDDFRFEMEDFFVTKETAWLDVLEMFSRNEANVLPVLDEDRLIFGYYDLEDVVDVFIDTPFFREPGAILVVSIGIKDYSFSEIAQIVEGNNARLLGAFITDLQNDIVQITIKVGTQSLNEVAQTFRRYNYTIVYGNSDDQFLEDLRQRSDYLEKYLNV, from the coding sequence ATGTACATCCAAGACAAAATAATCAATACGATTCCCATTTTTGAGGTTTCGGAAACTTTAAAGGACGTTATCAAGTTTTTTGAGGAGACCACCTATTCCCATGTTGGTGTGACCGAAAACGGTAATTATTTAGGGTTGCTTTCCGAAAACGACCTGGCCTGTTTTGAGCCTGATAAAAAGGTTGATGATTTCAGGTTTGAAATGGAGGATTTTTTTGTGACCAAGGAAACCGCATGGTTGGATGTGCTCGAAATGTTCTCCAGAAATGAGGCCAATGTATTGCCCGTGCTGGACGAAGACCGTTTGATCTTTGGGTATTACGATTTGGAAGATGTGGTGGATGTGTTTATCGATACGCCTTTTTTTAGGGAGCCGGGTGCCATATTGGTGGTCTCCATTGGAATAAAAGACTATTCGTTTAGTGAGATTGCCCAGATCGTGGAGGGCAACAATGCCCGTTTGTTGGGGGCCTTTATCACCGATTTGCAAAACGATATTGTCCAGATCACCATAAAAGTGGGCACGCAAAGTTTGAACGAAGTTGCGCAGACTTTTAGGAGATACAACTATACCATTGTTTACGGTAATAGCGACGACCAGTTCTTGGAAGATTTAAGGCAGCGTTCCGACTATCTGGAAAAATATCTTAACGTTTAG
- a CDS encoding NAD kinase, translating into MKVAIYGLSFQKEDQLCVEELLDELKKLDAAVYVEENFNKLVATITKEQVKGTFNQSKGLDSSFDMFVSFGGDGTMLRAVTYIKDYGIPIVGVNTGRLGFLSTFKKENVRKLVTEFEAGHFTVEERSLVEVELNSELDEFNGLNFALNEITVSRKDTTSMITVETWLDDEYLTSYWSDGLIVSTPTGSTGYSLSCGGPVIAPSAKSLVLTPIAPHNLNARPLVISDTTQIRLKVSGREETHLVSLDSRIADISNGKEIRIKKAGFTIKMIEYKSESFLKTLRNKLLWGEDRRN; encoded by the coding sequence ATGAAGGTAGCCATTTATGGTCTGTCTTTCCAAAAAGAAGACCAGCTTTGCGTAGAGGAGCTTTTGGATGAACTGAAGAAGTTGGACGCAGCGGTTTATGTGGAGGAAAACTTCAATAAACTTGTGGCCACCATTACCAAGGAACAGGTTAAGGGAACCTTTAACCAGTCCAAAGGATTGGATTCCTCTTTTGATATGTTCGTGAGCTTTGGTGGCGACGGCACCATGTTGCGCGCCGTTACCTATATAAAGGACTACGGAATTCCCATCGTGGGGGTCAATACAGGCCGATTGGGATTTTTGTCCACCTTTAAAAAAGAAAATGTCCGCAAGCTCGTTACCGAGTTCGAAGCAGGGCACTTTACCGTTGAGGAGCGCAGCTTGGTGGAAGTGGAGCTGAATTCGGAACTGGACGAGTTCAACGGGCTCAATTTTGCCCTGAACGAGATTACCGTCAGCCGAAAGGATACCACTTCCATGATCACCGTGGAAACTTGGTTGGATGATGAGTATTTGACCTCCTACTGGTCCGATGGGCTTATTGTTTCCACCCCTACGGGCTCCACGGGCTATTCCTTGAGCTGCGGTGGCCCGGTCATAGCTCCGTCCGCAAAATCGCTGGTGCTCACGCCCATTGCGCCTCACAACCTCAATGCCCGTCCGCTCGTAATTTCCGATACCACGCAGATCAGATTGAAGGTTTCGGGAAGGGAAGAGACGCATTTGGTCTCTTTGGACTCCCGTATTGCCGACATTTCCAACGGTAAGGAAATCCGTATCAAAAAAGCGGGCTTCACCATCAAAATGATAGAGTACAAATCCGAAAGTTTTCTGAAAACATTGCGCAACAAATTGCTTTGGGGGGAAGATAGACGGAATTGA
- a CDS encoding DUF6089 family protein has protein sequence MRIVLAVFLCCVMKMSAQTYEIGVFAGGANMIGDVGRTNYILPSGPAFGGIFKWNAGKRYAWRASVLYGEVTADDNKSHMQSRQQRGYVVDNSILEFSAGLEINFVEYNLHKLGPAFTPYLYTGVTYFRYDFNYIDALQMQDINQKEGSFAIPMTVGAKYRLNQFLILGAEIGARYTFTDNLDASNPEGSNFEQFRFGNILSDDWYVFSGITLTYTFGRKPCQDCFQ, from the coding sequence ATGCGGATAGTTTTGGCTGTTTTTCTATGCTGTGTGATGAAGATGAGCGCACAGACGTACGAGATAGGAGTATTTGCCGGTGGTGCCAATATGATAGGCGATGTGGGGAGGACCAATTACATATTGCCCTCTGGTCCCGCCTTTGGCGGCATATTCAAATGGAATGCGGGAAAACGCTACGCCTGGAGGGCCAGTGTGCTCTACGGTGAAGTTACGGCCGATGACAACAAATCCCACATGCAATCCAGGCAACAAAGGGGTTATGTGGTGGATAATTCCATTTTGGAGTTCTCCGCCGGACTCGAAATCAACTTTGTTGAATACAACCTTCATAAGCTCGGACCCGCCTTCACGCCTTACTTGTATACCGGTGTAACCTACTTTAGATACGATTTTAATTATATTGATGCCCTTCAGATGCAGGATATTAACCAAAAAGAAGGTAGTTTTGCAATTCCAATGACGGTTGGGGCTAAGTATCGTTTAAATCAATTCTTGATTCTTGGTGCCGAAATTGGGGCCAGATATACTTTCACGGACAATTTGGACGCAAGTAACCCAGAAGGTTCCAATTTTGAGCAATTCCGATTCGGGAACATATTGAGCGATGACTGGTACGTTTTTTCAGGTATAACATTGACCTATACCTTTGGACGTAAGCCTTGTCAGGATTGTTTTCAATAA
- a CDS encoding isoprenyl transferase: protein MHTLEDVDKEKLPQHVAIIMDGNGRWAKQRGKLRMFGHENGVESVNQTVENCAKLQIPFLTLYAFSTENWNRPKTEIDTLMKLLVNALKRELKTLNKHNIRLKAIGKIDTLPKKVHKELNEVMSKTENNSGMTLTLALSYGSREEIKTAVQEIATKVKNNIISPENIDETVINTHLYAHFLPDVDLLIRTSGECRISNFLLWQIAYAELYFIDVFWPDFRENHLVEAILSYQNRERRFGKTSEQLN from the coding sequence ATGCACACACTAGAAGACGTAGATAAGGAAAAACTCCCGCAGCACGTGGCCATTATTATGGATGGCAACGGCAGGTGGGCCAAACAGCGTGGAAAGCTCCGTATGTTCGGCCACGAGAACGGGGTGGAATCCGTGAACCAAACCGTGGAGAACTGCGCAAAGCTCCAGATTCCCTTTTTGACCCTTTATGCCTTTTCCACCGAAAACTGGAACCGGCCCAAAACCGAGATAGATACTTTGATGAAGCTCTTGGTGAATGCCCTAAAAAGGGAGTTGAAGACCTTGAACAAACATAATATTAGGTTGAAGGCCATTGGAAAAATCGATACACTGCCCAAAAAAGTCCACAAAGAACTTAACGAAGTGATGTCCAAAACCGAAAATAATTCGGGGATGACACTAACGCTGGCACTCAGCTATGGCTCGCGGGAAGAGATAAAAACGGCCGTTCAGGAGATTGCGACCAAAGTTAAAAATAACATAATTTCCCCCGAAAATATTGACGAAACAGTTATAAATACACATCTTTACGCGCACTTTTTGCCTGATGTAGACCTACTTATCCGCACCAGTGGCGAATGTAGGATAAGTAATTTTTTACTTTGGCAGATAGCATACGCCGAATTATATTTTATTGATGTATTTTGGCCCGACTTTAGAGAGAACCATTTGGTAGAGGCCATATTAAGTTATCAAAACAGAGAACGACGATTTGGAA